A genomic segment from Luteolibacter ambystomatis encodes:
- a CDS encoding DUF1573 domain-containing protein, which translates to MRWFVSLWLGLMPMAFAGRLTFTETSKTVDAKPSDTVVKASFPFTNKSGSQVSIRRIESSCSCLASGADGKKVDYAPGESGKIEADFDVGASTGVVEKQIAVWVEGDPADKPSAQLILKVKIPEVIVIEPKTAKWDVGGEAKSQTISFTVDWPEPVHLTKVTTSSTAFKHELKTVTDGKKYELVITPVDSKQPNLAVFHIDTDCKLEKYREVMAYAVVRRPLASEAKPATKP; encoded by the coding sequence ATGCGCTGGTTCGTATCGTTGTGGCTCGGCTTGATGCCGATGGCGTTCGCGGGTAGGCTGACGTTCACGGAGACGTCCAAGACCGTGGACGCCAAGCCATCGGATACCGTGGTGAAGGCTTCGTTTCCATTCACGAACAAGAGTGGCAGCCAGGTTTCGATCCGTCGCATCGAGTCCTCCTGCTCCTGTCTGGCCTCCGGTGCGGATGGCAAGAAGGTCGACTACGCGCCGGGGGAATCCGGCAAGATCGAGGCGGATTTCGATGTGGGGGCCTCCACCGGAGTGGTGGAAAAGCAGATCGCCGTATGGGTGGAAGGGGACCCGGCGGACAAGCCATCCGCCCAGCTCATCCTGAAGGTGAAAATTCCCGAGGTCATCGTCATCGAGCCGAAGACCGCGAAATGGGATGTGGGAGGAGAGGCCAAATCCCAGACGATCAGTTTCACCGTCGATTGGCCGGAACCAGTCCACTTGACCAAGGTGACAACCTCGAGCACGGCTTTCAAACACGAGTTGAAGACCGTCACCGACGGCAAGAAATACGAACTGGTCATCACGCCGGTGGATTCCAAGCAGCCGAACCTCGCGGTCTTCCATATCGATACCGACTGCAAGCTGGAGAAATACCGCGAGGTGATGGCCTATGCGGTGGTGCGCCGCCCGCTCGCGAGCGAAGCCAAGCCTGCTACCAAGCCGTGA
- a CDS encoding anti-sigma factor family protein — MNTKPDDVTLALWLEDELDGDEFARVEAWASTQPDQLAAREETRHWRKQAACLLPREEEPPYADFFNSRIRSAIASNQTAAAAPREKRAWWRAAWFMPATAAAGMALAFWGGTRTAGSPGPMAVASASPVIYTPDSEVQAKYYAGNNGSSTVIVLDGVSAIPDTLEFLDTASISSDGGTSSTASNGDGTPAAVTQ; from the coding sequence ATGAATACGAAACCCGATGACGTGACGCTGGCCCTGTGGCTGGAGGACGAACTGGATGGTGACGAGTTCGCCCGCGTCGAGGCGTGGGCTTCCACCCAACCCGACCAACTGGCCGCGCGTGAGGAAACCCGCCACTGGCGCAAGCAGGCGGCCTGCCTGCTGCCGCGTGAGGAGGAGCCTCCCTACGCCGATTTTTTCAACAGCCGCATCCGCTCCGCAATCGCTTCAAACCAGACGGCGGCTGCCGCGCCGCGCGAGAAGCGCGCATGGTGGCGCGCCGCTTGGTTCATGCCCGCCACCGCGGCCGCCGGAATGGCGCTCGCCTTCTGGGGCGGTACCCGCACCGCCGGCTCCCCGGGGCCGATGGCCGTGGCCTCTGCCAGCCCGGTGATCTACACCCCGGACAGTGAGGTGCAGGCGAAGTACTATGCCGGGAACAACGGTTCCTCCACGGTGATCGTGCTGGACGGGGTTTCCGCGATCCCGGACACGCTTGAGTTCCTCGATACCGCCTCGATCTCGTCCGATGGCGGAACCAGTTCCACCGCCTCCAATGGCGATGGAACTCCAGCCGCCGTGACACAATGA
- a CDS encoding DUF883 family protein, which produces MSDAFSATNALDPEAGFTRGPSVGQAANDLRAAAGEKARELANTASTQAQALKDKAVETAQHLKEVAADKAVQFKQVATEKAEAFKSAATEKAQQFRSAASDQWHDTRDKAKEIHVTAEDYIRQHPTKAVLGALGVGFLVGLIVRR; this is translated from the coding sequence ATGTCAGACGCATTTTCCGCCACCAACGCCCTGGACCCCGAAGCTGGCTTCACCCGTGGACCGTCGGTTGGCCAGGCCGCCAACGACCTGCGCGCCGCCGCAGGCGAAAAGGCCCGCGAACTCGCCAACACCGCCTCCACCCAGGCCCAGGCACTGAAGGACAAAGCCGTGGAAACCGCCCAGCACCTCAAGGAAGTGGCCGCCGACAAGGCCGTCCAGTTCAAGCAGGTCGCCACCGAGAAGGCCGAGGCCTTCAAGTCCGCCGCCACCGAAAAAGCCCAGCAGTTCCGCTCCGCCGCCAGCGACCAGTGGCACGACACCCGTGACAAGGCGAAAGAGATCCACGTCACCGCGGAGGACTACATCCGCCAGCACCCGACCAAGGCCGTGCTCGGTGCCTTGGGCGTTGGCTTCCTGGTTGGCCTCATCGTCCGCCGATGA
- a CDS encoding RNA polymerase sigma factor has protein sequence MNKSPGPASNPVKGPIEAVEPQAGAGSDEDTVLVSRAQSGDLRAYDELVTRHRGRIYAMVRNMIHNEADAWDLAQEVFIKAWNALPRFEAKARFSTWLFRIAHNTVYDWTRKRRPESAGELNDEIFERDRIDPSASTAPSEAESPDASLEHGELRAKIEAALAKLSPEHREAVILKDAQGLSYKEIADAMGCTLGTVMSRLFYARQKLQTLLKDEYETR, from the coding sequence ATGAATAAATCCCCCGGACCAGCGTCAAATCCCGTGAAGGGGCCGATCGAGGCCGTCGAACCGCAGGCCGGGGCGGGTTCCGATGAGGACACCGTGCTCGTTTCCCGGGCGCAATCCGGGGATCTGCGGGCCTACGACGAACTCGTCACACGGCACCGGGGGAGGATTTACGCCATGGTCCGAAACATGATTCACAACGAAGCCGATGCCTGGGACCTCGCCCAAGAGGTCTTCATCAAGGCTTGGAACGCCTTGCCCCGGTTCGAGGCGAAGGCGCGTTTCTCGACGTGGCTGTTCCGGATCGCCCACAATACCGTTTACGATTGGACCCGGAAGCGCCGCCCGGAGAGCGCGGGGGAGTTGAATGACGAGATTTTCGAGCGCGACCGGATCGATCCGAGCGCTTCCACCGCCCCCTCCGAGGCGGAATCCCCGGATGCCTCCCTCGAGCATGGGGAACTCCGAGCCAAGATCGAGGCCGCCTTGGCGAAACTTTCGCCGGAACATCGGGAGGCCGTAATCTTGAAAGATGCCCAAGGACTTTCGTATAAGGAAATCGCCGACGCAATGGGCTGCACGCTCGGCACGGTCATGAGCCGTCTCTTCTACGCCCGCCAGAAACTCCAAACCCTCCTCAAGGATGAATACGAAACCCGATGA
- a CDS encoding rhodanese-like domain-containing protein yields MNAITQAAIIAGISTVAAVTNLRIIGPPRRDVPCRTEDLKEHEICLATVMERWQGKVLWIDARPRREWELDGMPGSLLWNLDPHEDANAFEAAVMEKLVENPPVVVYCSEGNCGVSSQIAERILKLGVTEQVFALKGGVGALRAAGMIKGSN; encoded by the coding sequence GTGAATGCCATCACTCAGGCTGCGATCATCGCGGGCATTTCCACGGTGGCGGCGGTGACGAACCTCCGCATCATCGGGCCACCGCGCCGGGATGTGCCGTGTCGGACGGAGGACCTCAAGGAGCATGAAATCTGCCTCGCCACGGTGATGGAGCGTTGGCAGGGGAAGGTGCTGTGGATCGATGCCCGGCCGCGCCGTGAGTGGGAGCTGGACGGCATGCCCGGCTCGCTGCTGTGGAATCTCGATCCACATGAGGATGCGAACGCCTTCGAGGCGGCGGTGATGGAGAAACTCGTCGAGAACCCGCCGGTGGTCGTCTATTGCAGCGAGGGCAACTGCGGGGTCAGCTCGCAGATCGCGGAGCGGATACTCAAACTGGGCGTGACCGAGCAGGTTTTCGCGCTGAAGGGCGGCGTGGGTGCGCTGCGCGCCGCCGGGATGATCAAGGGTTCCAACTGA
- a CDS encoding type IV pilus twitching motility protein PilT, with translation MSAHQVLDHVDQYLQLGREYDCSDIHLPTNYPPAWRRFGQLSPIWEDHQVLTAEDTERLARSFLGDREWNRLQDKGDVDFAYSNTHGRYRASVVKQRLGYDMVFRIINTKIRAIEEIGLPLDHLVPLTRYQNGLILVTGSVGSGKSTTLAALVDFINRDREDHILTLEDPIEYVFESKGCHINQREVHLHTDSFAKALRGALREDPDVIMVGEMRDLETIQLALTAAETGHLVLGTLHTGNAPRTLDRVLDVFPTDQRDQIRIMVSESLRGILSQQLVPRADGTGRCLALELLVNTPAVSNCIREGKTFMLPGVMQTGKNVGMITMDESLRKLYVQGLITREETLYRSEDKNQMKAFFQS, from the coding sequence ATGTCTGCCCATCAGGTGCTCGACCACGTCGACCAATACCTCCAGCTCGGTCGTGAATACGACTGCTCGGATATCCATCTTCCCACCAACTATCCGCCGGCATGGCGCCGCTTCGGCCAGCTTTCCCCGATCTGGGAAGACCATCAGGTGCTGACTGCGGAAGACACGGAACGCCTCGCGCGCTCCTTCCTCGGCGATCGCGAGTGGAACCGCCTCCAGGACAAGGGTGACGTGGACTTCGCCTACTCGAACACCCACGGCCGCTACCGCGCCTCCGTAGTGAAGCAGCGCCTCGGCTACGACATGGTGTTCCGAATCATCAACACCAAGATCCGCGCCATCGAGGAAATCGGCCTGCCGCTCGATCACCTCGTCCCCCTCACCCGCTATCAGAACGGCCTCATCCTTGTGACCGGCTCCGTGGGTTCCGGCAAGTCCACCACGCTCGCCGCGCTGGTCGATTTCATCAACCGCGACCGCGAGGACCACATCCTCACTCTGGAGGACCCGATCGAATACGTCTTCGAATCGAAGGGCTGCCACATCAACCAGCGCGAGGTCCACCTCCACACCGACTCCTTCGCCAAGGCTCTGCGTGGCGCACTCCGTGAAGACCCGGACGTGATCATGGTCGGTGAAATGCGCGACCTTGAAACCATCCAGCTCGCGCTCACCGCTGCGGAAACGGGCCACCTGGTGCTCGGCACCCTGCACACCGGCAATGCCCCCCGAACCCTGGACCGCGTGCTCGACGTGTTCCCCACCGACCAGCGCGACCAGATCCGCATCATGGTCTCGGAATCGCTGCGCGGCATCCTTTCCCAACAGCTCGTCCCGCGTGCCGATGGCACCGGCCGCTGCCTCGCGCTCGAGCTGCTGGTCAACACCCCCGCCGTCTCCAACTGCATCCGCGAGGGCAAGACCTTCATGCTCCCCGGCGTCATGCAGACCGGCAAGAACGTGGGCATGATCACCATGGATGAATCGCTCCGGAAGCTCTACGTCCAGGGCCTCATCACCCGCGAGGAAACCCTCTACCGCAGCGAGGACAAGAACCAGATGAAGGCCTTCTTCCAGTCCTGA
- a CDS encoding class II aldolase/adducin family protein yields the protein MTKKVFTGADIEAFLKSGKTAADLPKDAVLTPSARDVLRDGPGKVVAGKPAPASGGKADRFPPLPPGVPKVPPVPVVPSFEYSWVPGGDPVTPEEIQRFFYSPAIVEIKKQMVHVGHKMWGRNMVDGNGGNITVRVGDNLVLCTPTLRSKGELQTDDIALVDLEGVQKAGWRKRTSEVNTHLAIMKRQPLAKSCIHGHPPYSTAFAVAGIEPPTCLCSEAEIFTGPIKLIPYQTPGSPENATSVGEVAKDNPAVLLQNHGVMTWGSDVEDAYWKLENMETACQTIWVASQLNGGKLHSIPFEKMQDIFKIRRQLGMVDPREDWKECQLCDNTSFQPGAVCQVPGAQVSTSGGSLDPEAEKLVQQLTDQIIAALK from the coding sequence ATGACAAAGAAAGTTTTCACCGGAGCCGACATCGAGGCCTTCCTGAAATCCGGCAAGACCGCCGCCGATCTGCCGAAGGACGCCGTCCTGACGCCCTCGGCCCGCGACGTGCTGCGCGATGGCCCGGGCAAGGTGGTGGCCGGCAAGCCCGCGCCGGCAAGCGGAGGCAAGGCCGACCGCTTCCCGCCGCTGCCGCCGGGTGTGCCGAAGGTGCCGCCGGTGCCTGTCGTGCCTTCGTTCGAATACTCCTGGGTGCCGGGTGGTGATCCGGTGACGCCGGAGGAGATCCAGCGCTTCTTCTACAGCCCGGCGATCGTGGAGATCAAAAAGCAGATGGTCCATGTGGGCCACAAGATGTGGGGTCGCAACATGGTCGACGGCAACGGGGGCAACATCACCGTCCGCGTGGGTGACAATCTCGTGCTATGCACACCGACGCTGCGCTCGAAGGGTGAGCTGCAGACAGATGACATCGCGCTGGTGGACCTCGAAGGTGTGCAAAAGGCCGGATGGCGCAAGCGCACGTCCGAGGTGAACACCCACCTCGCGATCATGAAGCGCCAGCCGCTGGCCAAGTCCTGCATCCACGGTCACCCGCCGTATTCTACTGCGTTCGCCGTAGCAGGCATCGAGCCTCCGACCTGCCTCTGCTCGGAGGCGGAGATCTTCACCGGTCCGATCAAGCTGATTCCGTATCAGACCCCGGGCAGTCCGGAGAACGCCACGTCCGTGGGCGAGGTGGCGAAAGATAATCCGGCGGTGCTTCTCCAGAACCACGGCGTGATGACCTGGGGCAGCGATGTGGAGGATGCGTATTGGAAGCTGGAGAACATGGAAACCGCCTGCCAGACGATCTGGGTGGCGAGCCAGCTCAATGGCGGCAAGCTGCACTCGATTCCGTTCGAGAAAATGCAGGATATTTTCAAGATCCGCCGCCAACTCGGCATGGTGGACCCCCGCGAGGATTGGAAGGAATGCCAGCTTTGCGACAACACCTCGTTCCAGCCGGGTGCCGTGTGCCAGGTACCGGGTGCGCAGGTTTCCACAAGTGGTGGAAGCCTCGATCCGGAGGCGGAGAAGCTAGTGCAGCAGCTCACCGATCAGATCATCGCGGCGCTGAAGTGA
- a CDS encoding phage holin family protein, with product MNESPEPTTGDDREAPPANWREAAADLVSARLALIELEARDAAKNAGRKGALGGILAGAAFFTWALILAGVIPLLAAAFEVSWGWIALGLALLHAIVAGICFALIRKPVPPAFSLTRSEFQRDREWFKNL from the coding sequence ATGAACGAATCTCCGGAACCGACCACCGGTGACGATCGCGAAGCACCTCCTGCCAACTGGCGGGAGGCGGCCGCGGATCTTGTGTCCGCACGCCTCGCCCTCATCGAATTGGAGGCCCGTGACGCGGCGAAGAACGCCGGTCGCAAGGGCGCACTCGGCGGCATCCTCGCCGGAGCGGCGTTTTTCACCTGGGCGCTGATCCTCGCCGGGGTGATTCCACTGTTGGCCGCGGCCTTCGAAGTTTCCTGGGGCTGGATCGCGCTGGGCCTCGCCCTGCTGCACGCGATCGTGGCGGGCATCTGCTTCGCGCTGATCCGGAAGCCGGTCCCGCCCGCCTTCTCGCTCACCCGTTCCGAATTCCAACGCGACCGCGAATGGTTCAAAAACCTGTGA
- a CDS encoding type IV pilus twitching motility protein PilT: protein MAQIDALFRYLVENRGSDLHLSEGQPPKTRVHGSVVAIPDQPVLGREEFKNLLAEICDPKAFERYLETGDLDFAYAMDEQSRFRCNYLKQSHGLAAVFRLIPTEIASLEDLGVPQVVKEFGHMRSGLVLVTGPTGSGKSTTLAALLDYINSNFNRHIITVEEPIEFVHRNKKSIITQREVPIQTPSFADGLRAALREDSDIVLVGEMRDLETISLALTAAETGLLVFGTLHTNNARKTVDRIIDVFPADQQSQVRTMLAASLRGVLAQLLCKRVDKPGRTAVHEILFATPAVSAIIREGQTQKLYDVITGGKGEGMQFMDESIWSKLREGMISPEEAYMKAIDKTRFKKFLPAELASLGEASGENPMSH, encoded by the coding sequence ATGGCTCAGATTGACGCCCTTTTCCGTTACCTCGTCGAGAACCGCGGTTCCGACCTCCATCTTTCCGAAGGCCAGCCGCCGAAGACCCGTGTCCACGGCTCCGTCGTCGCCATCCCGGACCAGCCCGTGCTCGGCCGCGAGGAGTTCAAGAACCTACTCGCCGAGATCTGCGATCCGAAAGCTTTCGAACGCTATCTCGAAACCGGTGACCTCGACTTCGCCTACGCGATGGACGAGCAGTCCCGTTTCCGCTGCAACTATCTCAAGCAGAGCCACGGCCTCGCCGCCGTGTTCCGGCTCATCCCCACCGAGATCGCCTCGCTCGAAGACCTTGGCGTGCCGCAGGTGGTGAAGGAGTTCGGCCACATGCGTTCCGGCCTCGTGCTCGTCACTGGTCCCACCGGTTCCGGCAAGTCCACCACGCTCGCGGCGCTGCTCGACTACATCAATAGTAATTTCAACCGCCACATCATCACCGTTGAGGAGCCGATCGAGTTCGTCCACCGCAACAAGAAGTCCATCATCACCCAGCGCGAGGTGCCGATCCAGACACCATCCTTTGCGGACGGTCTGCGTGCCGCGCTCCGCGAGGATTCGGACATCGTGCTCGTCGGTGAGATGCGCGACCTTGAGACCATCTCGCTGGCCCTCACCGCCGCGGAAACCGGTCTGCTCGTCTTCGGCACCCTGCACACCAACAACGCCCGCAAGACCGTCGACCGTATCATCGACGTGTTCCCCGCCGACCAGCAGTCGCAGGTGCGCACCATGCTCGCGGCTTCGCTGCGCGGCGTGCTCGCCCAGCTTCTGTGCAAGCGCGTGGACAAGCCGGGCCGCACCGCGGTGCACGAAATCCTCTTCGCCACTCCGGCCGTCTCCGCGATCATCCGTGAAGGCCAGACCCAGAAGCTCTACGACGTCATCACCGGCGGCAAGGGCGAGGGCATGCAGTTCATGGACGAGTCCATCTGGAGCAAGCTCCGCGAAGGCATGATCTCTCCGGAAGAGGCCTACATGAAGGCCATCGACAAGACGCGCTTCAAGAAGTTCCTCCCCGCCGAACTCGCCAGCCTCGGCGAAGCTTCCGGCGAGAATCCGATGAGCCACTGA